The following coding sequences lie in one Rutidosis leptorrhynchoides isolate AG116_Rl617_1_P2 chromosome 4, CSIRO_AGI_Rlap_v1, whole genome shotgun sequence genomic window:
- the LOC139904526 gene encoding uncharacterized protein, whose amino-acid sequence MKCVLFLGFFSIFFITSVNSYIDLDGNRVEFESGYEPKMTFKYDRINEVKKQCSSILPLDSNQKTYGKRLYKIKEKMSFVNGDWWQDLDKAPLMPFDHKPNRSNINGSYFDQRSPVNLISFWVTDVDRAHRSKNSVSINGILQLGITIGGLFGQRPYEDNPGFKIYPEHSELTISFQGIISDNTEDNNGETIMCLLGNTMLPYRYPDSSNPWDWVKEPGYINQPALIQDDQILLVIRYPKTFTLTNRGIFGSLKSLNPKSNQKYFDEVHVSASMSGSANYEFNSEKLVSKACNPYPYKDGSDNPEFGMYKGVDFCLILERFTGQDTLTVVPNWKCNGTEELCSKLGPFESNELIKSTNGSFKGVRLSFQDVRCEETSVKGKKEKLTKVAGLIRVVQPFEERYNAAQRTGLNNMTLSVEGIWESSSGQLCMIGCRGIVDQESSSCSSRICLYIPLSFSIKQRSIIVGTISSIEEGNTGNSSYFPLAFEKLVRPSELYDQYTESKPYYTYSKIQLAGSLLEKHEPFSFGTVVKKSLLTFPKVEDSDSFLVGLSLLSEDLTLHHPAVPESGSTVFSTTDVLVEILSLGPLFGRYFYLRNETITEEETPYRSKKTLTERELLLNVSGQITLLGPKYSNFSNLFVEGLYHPHVGKLYMVGCRDVRASWKVLYDSMDLEDGLDCLIEVVLSYPPTTTRWLVNPTARISITSQRNEVDPLFFSPVKLQTVPIMYRAQREDILSRQGIEGILRALTLSVAIGCILSQLFYIKENSDSSPFVSIVMLAVQSVGYGIPLVTGAEAIFKKSKSYEESSVLGKSQMIQVIDYTVKILVLVSFSLTLRLYQKVWRARIRLLTRAPLEPNRVPSDKWVLLVTGVVHVLGFVCVLMVHKLQSWLVELEEYVGLVQDLFLLPQVIGNLIWQINSKPLRKSYFIGLTVIRLLPHVYDYMRSPIPNPYISYDYEFVNPHLDFYSKIGDIVIPTIALLLAIVVQVQQRLGYEKLVQVFDFGKFKLLPQRSVAYERLSPVVEEAEMTSGSVNGSGSTRKEVDIE is encoded by the coding sequence ATGAAGTGTGTTTTATTCTTAgggtttttttctattttttttattacgTCAGTAAACTCGTATATTGATCTTGATGGTAATCGTGTTGAATTTGAATCTGGATATGAACCCAAAATGACTTTTAAATACGATAGAATTAATGAGGTTAAAAAACAATGTTCTTCAATTTTACCTCTTGATTCTAACCAAAAAACCTATGGAAAAAGATTGTATAAAATTAAGGAAAAAATGTCATTTGTTAATGGTGACTGGTGGCAAGATTTAGATAAGGCTCCTTTGATGCCATTTGATCATAAACCAAATAGGTCAAACATAAATGGGTCATATTTTGACCAAAGATCACCAGTAAACTTGATTTCATTTTGGGTTACTGATGTAGACCGGGCTCATCGATCCAAAAACTCCGTTAGTATTAACGGAATTTTGCAGCTCGGTATAACAATCGGGGGTTTATTCGGGCAAAGACCGTATGAGGATAACCCTGGCTTTAAAATATACCCTGAGCATTCAGAATTAACGATCTCGTTTCAAGGGATCATATCAGATAATACCGAAGATAACAATGGTGAAACGATAATGTGTTTACTCGGTAACACGATGTTACCATATCGTTACCCTGATTCGAGTAACCCGTGGGATTGGGTTAAAGAACCGGGCTACATTAATCAGCCAGCACTCATTCAAGATGATCAAATTTTGCTCGTTATCCGTTACCCAAAAACCTTTACTTTAACCAACAGAGGAATTTTCGGTAGTTTGAAAAGTTTGAACCCAAAATCGAATCAGAAGTATTTTGATGAGGTACATGTTTCCGCATCTATGAGTGGTTCAGCGAATTACGAGTTTAATTCTGAAAAACTTGTCTCAAAAGCTTGCAACCCGTATCCGTATAAAGACGGTTCTGATAACCCAGAATTTGGGATGTATAAAGGTGTTGACTTTTGCCTTATTCTTGAACGGTTTACGGGTCAAGATACGTTGACTGTTGTCCCGAATTGGAAATGTAACGGGACTGAAGAATTGTGCAGCAAATTGGGTCCGTTTGAGTCCAATGAACTTATAAAATCAACTAATGGAAGCTTTAAAGGCGTACGACTTAGCTTTCAAGATGTTCGATGTGAAGAAACGTCTGTAAAGGGTaaaaaagagaaacttactaaagtTGCAGGGCTTATTAGAGTCGTTCAGCCATTCGAGGAACGTTATAATGCGGCTCAACGAACTGGGCTGAATAACATGACCCTTTCGGTTGAAGGAATATGGGAATCATCCAGTGGGCAGTTGTGTATGATCGGTTGCCGTGGTATCGTTGATCAAGAATCGAGCAGTTGTAGTTCGCGTATATGCTTATACATACCACTCTCGTTTTCGATCAAGCAACGAAGCATAATTGTTGGAACGATATCGAGTATTGAAGAGGGCAATACGGGTAATTCATCTTACTTTCCTTTAGCTTTCGAGAAGCTGGTTCGACCTTCGGAGCTATACGATCAATACACCGAGTCAAAACCGTATTACACTTACTCCAAGATCCAATTAGCCGGATCGTTACTTGAGAAACATGAACCGTTTAGTTTTGGGACCGTGGTTAAAAAGTCACTTTTAACCTTCCCGAAAGTCGAAGATTCTGATTCGTTTCTTGTTGGTTTGTCTCTTTTATCCGAAGATCTTACGCTTCATCACCCTGCGGTTCCTGAATCTGGGTCGACCGTTTTTTCAACAACTGATGTACTCGTCGAAATTTTATCGCTTGGCCCGTTGTTTGGGCGTTATTTTTATCTGCGAAATGAGACAATTACAGAAGAAGAAACCCCGTATCGGTCTAAAAAGACGCTCACCGAGAGGGAGCTTTTATTGAACGTATCGGGTCAAATTACTCTCTTGGGCCCGAAATATAGTAACTTTTCAAATCTTTTCGTTGAAGGGTTGTATCACCCGCATGTCGGGAAATTGTATATGGTGGGGTGTCGAGACGTACGGGCCTCGTGGAAGGTTTTATACGACAGCATGGATCTTGAAGATGGGTTGGATTGTTTGATTGAAGTTGTGCTATCATATCCTCCTACGACGACCCGTTGGCTCGTTAATCCAACAGCCAGGATTTCAATAACGAGTCAAAGAAACGAAGTTGACCCGTTGTTTTTCAGCCCAGTTAAGCTTCAAACTGTCCCGATTATGTATCGGGCTCAACGGGAAGACATTCTTTCAAGACAAGGCATCGAGGGGATCTTACGGGCTCTTACCCTTTCGGTTGCAATCGGGTGTATATTAAGTCAACTGTTTTACATTAAAGAAAATTCTGACTCGAGCCCGTTTGTTTCGATCGTGATGTTAGCGGTCCAGTCGGTTGGGTACGGAATCCCACTTGTTACGGGTGCCGAAgcgattttcaaaaagtcaaaatcGTACGAGGAATCTTCGGTACTTGGAAAAAGTCAAATGATACAAGTTATAGATTACACAGTCAAGATTCTTGTTTTGGTATCATTCTCATTAACATTAAGGTTGTACCAGAAAGTTTGGAGGGCCCGAATTCGGTTACTCACTCGGGCCCCACTTGAACCAAACCGTGTACCGTCTGATAAGTGGGTTCTTCTCGTAACCGGGGTGGTTCACGTACTAGGGTTCGTATGTGTTCTCATGGTTCACAAGCTACAATCATGGCTAGTTGAACTCGAAGAATACGTTGGTTTAGTTCAAGATTTGTTTTTACTCCCTCAAGTTATAGGTAACTTAATATGGCAGATTAACAGCAAACCATTACGTAAATCGTATTTTATTGGGTTAACTGTAATTCGACTGCTTCCTCATGTGTACGACTACATGCGATCGCCGATTCCAAATCCGTATATTTCTTATGATTATGAGTTTGTGAACCCGCATCTCGATTTCTACTCGAAGATAGGGGACATTGTGATACCTACAATTGCGTTACTTCTCGCGATCGTAGTACAAGTTCAACAAAGGTTGGGGTATGAGAAACTTGTGCAGGTTTTTGATTTTGGGAAATTTAAATTGTTGCCGCAGCGGTCTGTGGCATATGAGCGGTTGTCGCCGGTGGTGGAGGAGGCGGAGATGACTTCCGGCAGTGTCAATGGCAGCGGCTCAACCCGAAAGGAGGTTGATATAGAATGA
- the LOC139904434 gene encoding plastidic ATP/ADP-transporter-like codes for MEGVIQTKGLLSLPSNPQTKIFLNKLPHKSLRQRVNLSSNPINPTSGLSLNFNGSKKFQAFGTNHGLFSLQKPRCFHVCKASAAAGDGAAVPAGAGELEVEGPKFMGIEVLTLKKIVPLGLMFFCILFNYTILRDTKDVLVVTAKGSSAEIIPFLKTWVNLPMAIGFMLLYTKLANVLSKKALFYTVILPFIAFFGAFGFVLYPMSNYFHPTALADRLLDFLGPRFLGPLAILRIWSFCLFYVMAELWGSVVVSVLFWGFANQITTVEEAKKFYPLFGLGANVALIFSGRTVKYFSNMRKHLGPGVDGWAISLKYMMSIVVIMGFAICGLYWWVNTFVPLPTRSKKKKEKPNMTTMESLKFLVSSPYIRDLATLVVAYGISINLVEVTWKSKLKAQFPSPNEYSSFMGDFSTATGIATFTMMLLSQWIFNKYGWGVAAKITPTVLLITGVGFFSLILFGGPLAPGLMSFGITPLLAAVYVGAMQNIFSKSAKYSLFDPCKEMAYIPLDEDTKVKGKAAIDVVCNPLGKSGGALIQQFMILTFGSLANSTPYLGGVLLVIVIAWLGAAKSLDTQFTALRKEEELEKEMERAAVKIPIVSADVDTNGSLGSDSNTNSSAETSFPRNA; via the exons ATGGAAGGTGTCATCCAAACAAAAGGTCTTTTATCACTCCCTTCAAACCCACAAACCAAAATCTTTCTCAACAAATTACCACACAAATCTTTAAGACAAAGAGTCAATCTTTCTTCAAATCCCATCAACCCCACATCTGGGTTATCTTTAAATTTTAATGGGTCTAAAAAATTTCAAGCGTTTGGTACAAACCATGGTTTATTTTCCCTCCAAAAACCCAGATGTTTTCATGTTTGTAAAGCTTCCGCCGCCGCCGGTGACGGCGCTGCGGTACCGGCAGGCGCCGGTGAATTGGAGGTTGAAGGACCTAAGTTTATGGGTATTGAAGTATTGACCTTAAAAAAGATTGTACCGTTAGGGTTAATGTttttttgtattctatttaattaTACAATTCTTAGGGATACAAAAGATGTATTAGTGGTAACAGCAAAAGGTTCAAGTGCAGAAATTATACCCTTTTTGAAAACTTGGGTTAATTTGCCAATGGCAATTGGGTTTATGTTATTGTATACAAAATTGGCTAATGTGTTATCAAAAAAGGCACTGTTTTACACTGTAATTCTTCCGTTTATCGCGTTTTTTGGGGCTTTTGGGTTTGTTTTGTATCCAATGAGCAATTATTTTCACCCAACTGCACTTGCTGATAGACTTTTGGACTTTTTGGGACCTCGATTTCTTGGACCGCTTGCTATATTGAGGATTTGGAGTTTTTGTTTGTTTTATGTGATGGCTGAGCTTTGGGGAAGTGTTGTTGTTTCGGTCTTGTTTTGGGGATTTGCTAATCAG ATAACAACTGTGGAAGAAGCCAAGAAGTTCTATCCGTTATTCGGGCTTGGAGCCAATGTTGCCTTAATTTTCTCGGGCCGTACCGTGAAGTACTTTTCGAATATGCGGAAGCATTTGGGCCCGGGAGTCGATGGGTGGGCCATTTCTTTAAAATACATGATGAGTATTGTTGTGATAATGGGTTTTGCAATTTGTGGTCTTTATTGGTGGGTCAATACTTTCGTTCCTCTTCCCACCCGTAGCAAGAAGAAGAAG GAGAAGCCTAACATGACTACAATGGAGAGTTTGAAATTCTTGGTTTCATCGCCATACATTAGGGATTTGGCTACGTTGGTTGTAGCATACGGAATTAGCATTAATCTTGTTGAGGTTACATGGAAATCGAAGCTCAAGGCTCAG TTTCCAAGTCCAAATGAGTACTCTTCTTTCATGGGTGACTTTTCGACCGCAACTGGAATAGCAACATTCACAATGATGCTTTTGAGTCAATGGATATTCAACAAGTACGGTTGGGGAGTGGCTGCCAAAATTACACCGACGGTCCTTCTTATAACTGGTGTTGGCTTCTTTTCTTTGATCTTGTTCGGTGGTCCCCTTGCACCTGGTCTTATGAGCTTCGGGATAACTCCGCTTTTAGCTGCGGTCTATGTCGGCGCAATGCAAAACATATTTAGCAAAAGTGCGAAATACAGTTTGTTTGACCCTTGCAAGGAAATGGCTTATATTCCACTCGATGAAGACACCAAG GTTAAAGGTAAGGCAGCGATAGATGTGGTGTGCAACCCATTGGGGAAATCAGGAGGAGCTCTAATTCAACAATTCATGATCTTAACATTCGGTTCACTTGCAAACTCGACACCTTACCTTGGCGGTGTACTTTTAGTGATCGTGATAGCATGGTTAGGTGCCGCAAAGTCATTGGACACTCAATTCACCGCTTTAAGAAAAGAAGAAGAGCTCGAGAAAGAGATGGAACGAGCTGCTGTTAAAATCCCAATTGTCTCTGCTGACGTGGACACAAACGGGTCATTGGGTAGCGATTCAAACACCAACAGTTCAGCAGAAACATCGTTTCCAAGGAACGCTTGA